The genomic segment GAGGCTTACTTCAGGAGGAGAAACCGCGGTTCGATCCTGCGTGGTCATCAGATAGCCTATCCATTTTATGGGGACACGCAGCAGAGCCTGCATGTCCCCATTGCGCTCTGGTGCATGTCCCCATTGGGCGATGTTTTGTCCCCGACTCCTTGACGCATCATAGCCTATATCACTAGATTTCAGCGTTATTACAAATTGCGCCATAGTATTGATAACGGCTGTCAAAGTACAGTTCACCGGTGAGTACCGGTGAGGTTATCGTACCGCGATAAATTCGTGAGGCGCAGAGACACGGAGGTTGCTTAATGTCAAGATACCGCGGTCCGAAACTCCGCAAGATCAGATCCCTTGGGCCACTGCCGGGACTTACTCGAAAAGAACCCGCAAACCAGAATCCACCAGGAGAGCATGGCGGAAGATGGCACAGAAGGCGTGAATCCACTTACAGGCTTCAGTTGATAGAGAAACAGAAGATCCGATTCAATTATGGTCTTTCTGAGAAACAGCTGCGCAGGTATTTCGCCAAAGCCGCGACCATGAAGGGTGAGACAGGTCATAACCTGCTTCAGCTTATCGAGCGCAGGCTGGACAATGTAGTGGCAAGATCCGGTTTCGTGAGGTCAATACCCGCTTCTCGTCAGCTTGTTGCACACGGTCATGTTACCGTGAACGGAAGAAAAGTTGATATCCCTTCATTTTCAGTGAAGGTTGGAGATGTTGTTTCTCTCAAGGAGAAAAGCAAGAAACTCAAGGTGGTTGAAGAAAACATAACCGAAGGGGCTGGAATCGGTATTCCTGCTTTCATGGATGTTGATCCTACTGCAAGAAAAATCATCATGAAGATGCTTCCGTCAAGGGAAGATGTCCCGCTGGAAGTTGATGAAAGAATGGTTGTTGAGTTCTACTCCAAATAGAAGATTGTAATTAGCTCGCAAAGAGAGAGCCCGTGGAGCGCTGACGCGCTCCACGAGCTATTTTTTTATTCCATGTCCATGTAATCAAGAGTGACAAACCAGTAATATCCGTCGACATCGACCTCAACATCCCAGAGGGTGTATGTGTCGCCGTCTTCATCCTCGACGCGGATGTCGTAGGATCCTGGATCAACCCATACTGTGATTTCATCATCCTGTGCAAGGGTTTCGATACCGAGACAGTCATCGCCCCATGCATCACTTTCCGATGGGTCAACGTAGACAAAGAAGATATCCCATTCGCCGAGATTATTGGTTATTACAACAGGTGCGCTACCCTCACCTGTTTCAAGGATGAGCTGCTCACCGAATTCCTCTTCATCCCATCCGGTGTCAATATCTTCCAGGGTTACATTCCAGATGTAACCTTCAGGTCCTATCTCAACCTGCCAGAGAGTATAGGTATCGAGGTCTTCATCTGTAACCATTATATCCCATGAGCCCTCGGTGATCTCAAGTGTAAATGATTCACCCGGAGCGAGTATTTCATCCTCACCGAGTTTATCTTCACCCCAAGGAGAATCAGAAGGGTCAATCAGTATGGAATAGATATTCCATGCTTCAAGTCCATTAGTAATTGTAATTTCCGGTAATGTTTCCTGCTCCGGAGCCTGAACTTCTGCTTCCTGTTCCTGCTGACCGCAACCCGCAATCATTACGAGAGCGAAAATTCCCAGCAGAACTGCTGCTTTCCTCATCAGGTATTTCCTCCTGTCATATTTTCCGGTTTACCGAACCGGTACGGTATTCAGTTATGAATATTTCTCAGTAAAAAAGTGAATTGGGAATTAATAAATATCCCCGTGTTCTACAAATTTGAAATAAGATCCTTCAAAAGCTCTGTCCAGACCATTTCTGCACAACTGCTCAAGGTCAAGCTTCCATATTCCATCCTCCAGAAGCATGGTATACTCCATTGATGAAACTGTAACAGTTGCTTTGTTTCCCTGCACGAAAATAGTAGTTACATTCCCATTAAGGTTAATATATTCATTATACATCACGGAAAGGAGGTCAGATCCGGAAGTATATTCTGTTAGTCCCTGCTGCTCCAGATCCTCAGCAATCGTGTCAAGGAAATCCATTGTAGAGCAACTCACCATATCAGCCGCGCTATTCCAGTCTGCATCCTCGAAACACTGAATTGTCGAATTGAAGGCAGAAAGAACCTCTTTTTGTTTCGATGACCACCCGCAGGAAGCAGCGGCACATAACAATGAAATGAATAACAGATTGAGAAAGAATGCTTTTCTCACATTATCCTTCCGATAGACCAATATATACACTATAGTCTGTCAGATGAAGCTGCCCGCGTCAATTGCCTCTGCTGTTTCTCATATGATATCGTGTTATTATTCATGAAAACCTTCGGGGAGGTTTACTCGATGGCGGAAATTGCTGAAAAAGAAGCTCAGTTGAAATTTCCATGGACTGGAGAGCTTGACTCGGTTACCGGAATTCCACCAAGAAATGCTCTGGATCACAATCTTCCTCTGCTGCTTCGCTTAATGGGACAAGAAGCCATGCCTCTGTCGGTAATTATGATTGATATAGATCATTTCAAGAATTTCAATGATCGATGGGGGCATGATATCGGAGATCGAGTTCTCAGACATGTATGCGGTATTATCAGAAAAACAGTCAAGTATAGAGGAGAAGCTTACAGATACGGTGGTGAAGAGATAACCATTCTTCTTCCGAATGCATCTAGAGATGAAGCTATGGCTACTGCGGAGCATATTCGCGAACTAATATTCGGGAATCCGCTTGAATCAACCGACGGAACTTCCACGGAATCCTCAGAGGTTCCACTTGCTGTGACCGTCTCTCTTGGAGTCAGCACATTTCCGGATGTTGCCGGCAGCGAACTTCTTGTTGCTGCTGATCAAGCTCTATATGTCGCGAAAAGGGAGGGGAGGAACAGGGCGGTATTCTTTGACAGCACCGACAGAGATGACAGTTCTGCAGTTACTGTGAATGTAAGATTTCCAGAATCTTCATCCATCAGCGAGGGAAGTTACATAATTCTAACCAGGTGGTTCAGGCATAGAGGTGAATTAACTGAGATTGAAGCCAGAGAGATATCAGATCCCGGCAGAGGAGTCAGGGAATTTGCTGAAGGTCCCGTTCCGCCAGGCGGCCCTGTAACCGCAGAGATCCGGGGGAGAGTAACTGCCGTGGAACGGCGCGGTAACTGTACATTCTTCAGTTTTGAAGTAGAGGCAGAAGTTCTCAATCTGATGTTTCATCATCTGAGAGATCGGGAGTAATGAGTTCCATTGTCTGCGGTGCGGCATGGACTGGACCGAATGATCGGCTTCTTCCGGCATCCCTGATCGAATTCTCCGAAGGGAGGATCACCGGTATTTCTTCTGCTCCCGATACAGAATCGAATCTTTTCATTATCCCCGCATTCGTTGACGCTCACTGCCACTTCACATGGTCTGGACTCCAGGGTCTTTACCTTGATCTGGAGTCTGCCGGATCTTCCGGTGATTTTCTGGAGATGCTTGCATCCGAAGTAAAGGATGAAAAGACCGGAGGAATTCTCAGAGGATGTAACTTTGATGAAAGCCTGTGGTCGGATTCCGGACTTCCTTCACTTGCGGAACTGGATGCTGTAACAGGAGAACGGCCGATTTTCATCAGAAGGGTCTGCTGTCATAAGGCTCTTGTGAATACGGCGATGTTAAAGATGCTGCCATCCGGTTGCGAAGGTGTTGACTGGAGTTCAGGTGTTATCCGTGAAGGAATTATTGTTGGATTTGAGAATCTGTACCAGCCTGAACCACAAATTCTGAGAGAGGCAGCACTCCTTGCTGCCAAGCTTTGCTATTCATCCGGTGTCACTGCTGTATACAGTTTCGAACATTTATTCTCGATAGAGGCTCTTGCCCGGAACAAACCCACTGTGAGAATGTCAGTTTCTGTATTCGGAGAAGACTCGGAAATACTTGAGAAAGCTATGAAGGACGAATCAATTGACCTTTCCCGTTTGCGTGGACTGAAGTTCTTTCTTGATGGATCACTCGGGGCAAAGACAGCTGCCGTGAGCGGTACATATATTGATGGAACTGTCATGAATCCGCTTATGAATGATGAACAGGTACTTGAATGTCTCCTGCTTTCAGACAGGCTCGGGCTTACACCTTCCTTTCATGCTATCGGCGCGAGAGCACTGACGCAGATTGACAGGACAGGCACGCTCTATTTTGAGAAAACCGGGCTGAATGGAATTCAAGAGATAAGAGTGGAACATGCGGAGGAACTTCTTCCAGCATGGCCGGGAAACTGGGATCCATCCATGTACTCATTCATAATGCAGCCGAATTTTGTGAAGAGGTGGCAGCAGGGTGGGGGATTGTATGAAAAAGCACTCGGCAGAGAACGAGCTCTGAAACTGAACCCGTTCGGACTTCTTGAGCGGTCGGGGTTCTCTCTAGGTTTCAGCAGTGACGGCATGCCATTCGGGCCTCTCAGAGGTCTTCAGGGAGCAACGGATCATCCTTCTGATGAATTCAGGCTTGACATCGATACGGCTCTTAATGCTTATACTCTTGGAGCAGCATCAGTATGTGGTTTTGATGATCTTTCCCTGCGCCTTGGCAAAGGAAGGATAGCTGATATAACAGTATTGTCCGATAACCCTTTCAGAACCGCATGGGATGATATTCACGTTGTGGCCACTTTTCAGAACGGTGAGCTTGTATATGGATCGTCTGATATTCTGGAGGAAATATGACCAAATCGGTAGACTGGTCAGATCATGTTTCAGTAGGAGAATTCATTGTACGGAATGCGCTTTTGGAAGATGCTGTGCAGAATGATATTACAACCGATGTTCTGGAACCTGACAAAAATGATCTGCAGACCTGCATGGTAGTCCCCCGCGAGGGTCTTATAGTGGCAGGCTGGTTTCTGGTTAATCAGGTTTTTGACTCAATTGCTTTGATGTTTCGATGCCGCCCGATCGAGTACGTACAGTATATCAAGGATGGATCATCTGCCTCCTCCGGGGAATCACTGGGACATTTGAGAGGTTCAGCGGGGGTTCTATTGAGAGGAGAGAGAGTTGCCCTGAATCTGCTTTCCCATCTCTCAGGGATTGCTACCCTTACATCAAAATATGTTCTTGCGGTACAGGGAACCGGAGTAGAAATCCTTGACACGAGGAAAACCACCCCCTGTCTCAGAGCACTCGAGAAATACGCTGTAAAAGTTGGAGGAGGCGTCAATCATAGATTTGACCTGTCAGAACTTGCAATGATCAAGGATAACCATATTGCTGTTGCCGGTGGCGCGGGAAACCTTCACACCATAATTATGAAACTTCGGAAAAAAAGCCTGCCTGTAGAAATTGAAGTTGATTCGCTGAATCAGCTCAAGTATGTGCTTCTCGAAAGACCGGAAAGAATCCTTCTGGACAATATGACGCCGGGTATTTTAAGGGACGCGGTCAGTATTGCATCAGGAAGCGGCTGCTATCTTGAGGCATCCGGAGGAATTACATTGAAAAACATTCGTGAAATCGCTGAAACAGGAGTTGATGGAATATCCTCCGGAACTCTGACACATTCGGCGAAATCCGCGGATATAGGATTTGATTGGAAGAGTAAATGAAAAGGCTGGTTCTTGATATAGGAAACACCCGGACATCGGTCGGTGTGTTTGTAGATCGAATTCTTGATGTCCAGTGGAGAATAACAACCACGCACTGGACCGCTGATGACCTCTGGGTAATACTGAGATCACTTCTTAAGACAGATGACTGCGATCTGCCTGACAGAGTAGCTTTTGCCTGTGTAGTTCCGCAGGTGAGACATTCCGTCCGCATTCTATCCAGACGGTATATTGGTGTTGAAGCTCTAGAAGTAACTCAGGATTCATCCGGAATTGCGATCGATTACAGATTCCCCCATGAAATAGGTGCTGACAGACTTGCCAACGCAGCTGGAGCTATAGCACTCGGGACGCCACCCGCGATAATTGCGGATTTTGGTACTGCAACGACATTCGATGTGATAAACGGGGACGGCACCTACCTTGGCGGAGCTATAGCA from the Candidatus Aegiribacteria sp. genome contains:
- the rpsD gene encoding 30S ribosomal protein S4 yields the protein MSRYRGPKLRKIRSLGPLPGLTRKEPANQNPPGEHGGRWHRRRESTYRLQLIEKQKIRFNYGLSEKQLRRYFAKAATMKGETGHNLLQLIERRLDNVVARSGFVRSIPASRQLVAHGHVTVNGRKVDIPSFSVKVGDVVSLKEKSKKLKVVEENITEGAGIGIPAFMDVDPTARKIIMKMLPSREDVPLEVDERMVVEFYSK
- a CDS encoding GGDEF domain-containing protein → MAEIAEKEAQLKFPWTGELDSVTGIPPRNALDHNLPLLLRLMGQEAMPLSVIMIDIDHFKNFNDRWGHDIGDRVLRHVCGIIRKTVKYRGEAYRYGGEEITILLPNASRDEAMATAEHIRELIFGNPLESTDGTSTESSEVPLAVTVSLGVSTFPDVAGSELLVAADQALYVAKREGRNRAVFFDSTDRDDSSAVTVNVRFPESSSISEGSYIILTRWFRHRGELTEIEAREISDPGRGVREFAEGPVPPGGPVTAEIRGRVTAVERRGNCTFFSFEVEAEVLNLMFHHLRDRE
- a CDS encoding amidohydrolase family protein, whose amino-acid sequence is MSSIVCGAAWTGPNDRLLPASLIEFSEGRITGISSAPDTESNLFIIPAFVDAHCHFTWSGLQGLYLDLESAGSSGDFLEMLASEVKDEKTGGILRGCNFDESLWSDSGLPSLAELDAVTGERPIFIRRVCCHKALVNTAMLKMLPSGCEGVDWSSGVIREGIIVGFENLYQPEPQILREAALLAAKLCYSSGVTAVYSFEHLFSIEALARNKPTVRMSVSVFGEDSEILEKAMKDESIDLSRLRGLKFFLDGSLGAKTAAVSGTYIDGTVMNPLMNDEQVLECLLLSDRLGLTPSFHAIGARALTQIDRTGTLYFEKTGLNGIQEIRVEHAEELLPAWPGNWDPSMYSFIMQPNFVKRWQQGGGLYEKALGRERALKLNPFGLLERSGFSLGFSSDGMPFGPLRGLQGATDHPSDEFRLDIDTALNAYTLGAASVCGFDDLSLRLGKGRIADITVLSDNPFRTAWDDIHVVATFQNGELVYGSSDILEEI
- the nadC gene encoding carboxylating nicotinate-nucleotide diphosphorylase; its protein translation is MTKSVDWSDHVSVGEFIVRNALLEDAVQNDITTDVLEPDKNDLQTCMVVPREGLIVAGWFLVNQVFDSIALMFRCRPIEYVQYIKDGSSASSGESLGHLRGSAGVLLRGERVALNLLSHLSGIATLTSKYVLAVQGTGVEILDTRKTTPCLRALEKYAVKVGGGVNHRFDLSELAMIKDNHIAVAGGAGNLHTIIMKLRKKSLPVEIEVDSLNQLKYVLLERPERILLDNMTPGILRDAVSIASGSGCYLEASGGITLKNIREIAETGVDGISSGTLTHSAKSADIGFDWKSK
- a CDS encoding type III pantothenate kinase; this translates as MKRLVLDIGNTRTSVGVFVDRILDVQWRITTTHWTADDLWVILRSLLKTDDCDLPDRVAFACVVPQVRHSVRILSRRYIGVEALEVTQDSSGIAIDYRFPHEIGADRLANAAGAIALGTPPAIIADFGTATTFDVINGDGTYLGGAIAPGVGTAAGELFKKAEKLNPVDLEFPESPLGQSTSEAVCSGVLLGAVGAADYIVDKLKSTVEGIPELWATGGWAPGIAGKCRNNFRVYPELTLVGIDRIGERAENE